A genomic region of Prionailurus bengalensis isolate Pbe53 chromosome D1, Fcat_Pben_1.1_paternal_pri, whole genome shotgun sequence contains the following coding sequences:
- the LOC122484352 gene encoding LOW QUALITY PROTEIN: olfactory receptor 1052-like (The sequence of the model RefSeq protein was modified relative to this genomic sequence to represent the inferred CDS: inserted 2 bases in 1 codon; substituted 1 base at 1 genomic stop codon), which translates to MISGQNHTAVTRFILLGLTDQADQKQLLFAVFLMICTVTLVGNLGMIDLIRASSALHTPMYFLLSVLSFLDTCNSSVFTPRLLISILTTDRSISFTGCVVQMASVILHGTGEXLLLAIMAYDXFVAICHPLLYHAIMSKRLCIQLVMVTYAAGVFVSAPQTRNAFILPYCGPNVIDRFFCDIPLVLQLACSDTTVANVTLLCLSALVTVPTVSAVLISYAFILVTICRMRSLEAQRKAFSTCASHLTALSLFYGSAFFVYVQPNPGSAAAYNKGLSVFYTIVIPMLNPLVYSLRNKDVEAAVQIRVLNFSRKGIC; encoded by the exons ATGATATCGGGGCAGAATCACACCGCAGTGACAAGATTCATCCTGCTGGGCCTCACAGACCAGGCAGACCAAAAACAACTCCTCTTTGCCGTCTTCCTGATGATCTGCACCGTGACACTGGTGGGCAACCTGGGCATGATAGACCTGATCCGTGCCAGCTCCgccctccacacccccatgtactttcTTCTGAGCGTGCTCTCCTTCCTGGACACCTGCAATTCCTCTGTGTTCACCCCCAGGCTGCTGATCAGCATCCTCACCACAGACCGGTCCATCTCGTTTACAGGCTGTGTGGTCCAGATGGCCTCCGTGATCCTCCACGGCACAGGGGA CCTGCTCTTGGCCATAATGGCCTATGATTGATTTGTGGCCATCTGCCACCCTCTCCTCTACCACGCCATCATGTCTAAGCGCTTGTGCATCCAGCTGGTAATGGTCACCTACGCTGCGGGGGTGTTCGTTTCAGCTCCGCAGACAAGGAATGCCTTCATCTTGCCCTACTGTGGTCCCAACGTCATTGATCGTTTCTTCTGTGACATCCCCCTTGTGCTCCAACTGGCCTGCTCAGACACCACAGTGGCCAATGTCACCCTGCTTTGCCTCTCTGCCTTGGTCACTGTCCCCACGGTCTCAGCCGTCTTGATTTCTTATGCCTTCATCCTGGTCACAATCTGTAGGATGAGGTCCCTGGAGGCCCAGCGCAAAGCTTTCTCCACTTGTGCCTCCCACCTCactgccctctccctcttctaCGGGTCTGCGTTCTTTGTCTATGTCCAACCCAACCCTGGAAGTGCTGCAGCCTATAACAAGGGCCTCTCTGTGTTCTACACCATTGTGATCCCCATGCTGAACCCCCTGGTCTACAGCTTAAGGAATAAAGATGTCGAGGCTGCTGTACAAATTAGGGTCCTTAACTTCAGCAGAAAAGGAATTTGCTAG